AGCAGCAGAATGTGCCCGGGTTTTACCATTTTGGTGGAATTCCGAATAATGGCGGGTATCCCCGGATTCATCCAATCCAGGGAGTCTACACTCCAGTGAATAGTACGATATCCTAATGAGCCAAGCAGCTTAGTTACCCGATGATTCATATCACCATACGGTGTTCGAATAAGGCGGCAATTCACACCAGTAACTCTTCGTATAGCTTTACCAGCCAATTTTACTTCATTAATTATCCACTTGTCCCCGTGCTTAGTATAGTTCTCGTGACGATTTCCATGAGAACCAATTTCATAACCCAATGTCTTTATTATTCGAGCCAACTTTGGGCGCTTCATCACCCATGGACCCGAAAGAAAAAAAGTTGCCTTTTTCACTTCGTTCGCAGTCAGCACCTTAAGAACAGGATTAAGTTCCTTACTCCCCCACCCAATATCAAACGTTAGAGCTACGCATTTTCTTTGTGTATTCACACGATAAACCGGTTCGAATATAGAGTTCATTGTATACCCCCTTTCTCACATATATATGTTGGCAAATAATATTTGGTTATGTATCTGTCACTGTTAGAACAGGGAGGTGGTTATATTGAGAATATTATTTTTGGAGCGCGGGAAGCTGTGGTCATATGGTTTGCCTGATGGATTGAGGGATCTAGGACATCATGTAAGAACATCGGGTCCTGTCACCAGACGTGCTCTTGTCAGCCTGATAGAATCGTATAAGCCCAATTTACTTGTTTCTGTTGGCTGGGGCCCTGATCATACGAAAACCAAGCAGCGTTTAATGAGAAATCTTGCTACTCTCTACCGAATTCCACTTATTTATTGGTCGTTGGAAGATCCAAATTTTACAGAA
This portion of the Cohnella abietis genome encodes:
- a CDS encoding polysaccharide deacetylase family protein, which produces MNSIFEPVYRVNTQRKCVALTFDIGWGSKELNPVLKVLTANEVKKATFFLSGPWVMKRPKLARIIKTLGYEIGSHGNRHENYTKHGDKWIINEVKLAGKAIRRVTGVNCRLIRTPYGDMNHRVTKLLGSLGYRTIHWSVDSLDWMNPGIPAIIRNSTKMVKPGHILLLHASDSARQTAKALPFIIRRLRRQGFDFVTVSDLLKLEKNS